Proteins encoded in a region of the Panicum hallii strain FIL2 chromosome 3, PHallii_v3.1, whole genome shotgun sequence genome:
- the LOC112884619 gene encoding basic leucine zipper 23-like isoform X4: protein MDDGADLPCQLLFSHPEVPGSFDELFNSATTTCTHTHSCNPPGPSGPMHTHTCLHTHTQVFAGGAEDDDAREDPAKPRRPLGNREAVRKYREKKKAHAAFLEEEVKKLRAANQQLLRRLQDHAALEAEVVRLRSLLLDVRGKIDAEVSASPFQKPCSVGSVVSADPAPCFNGNSEVAGAWEESFVPSAADCRIDEGGGVSREIDVPEGLHHSMDVVANFVSGFCSKEQDSYLISLV, encoded by the exons ATGGACGACGGAGCTGACCTCCCCTGCCAATTGCTCTTCTCCCACCCGGAGGTGCCTGGCAGCTTCGACGAGCTCTTCAACAGCGCCACAACGACCTGCACCCACACGCACAGCTGCAACCCTCCCGGCCCGTCGGGCCCCATGCACACCCACACGTGCCTGCACACGCACACCCAGGTCTtcgccggcggcgccgaggaCGACGACGCCAGAGAGGACCCGGCCAAGCCACGGAGACCGTTGGGGAACCGGGAGGCCGTGCGCAAGTACCGGGAGAAGAAGAAGGCGCACGCGGCCTTCTTGGAGGAGGAGGTCAAGAAGCTCCGAGCCGCCAACCAGCAGCTCCTGAGGAGGCTGCAGGACCATGCTGCACTGGAGGCAGAGGTGGTGAGGCTCAGGAGCCTCCTGCTCGATGTCCGGGGCAAGATTGACGCTGAGGTCAGCGCGTCCCCTTTCCAGAAGCCGTGCAGTGTTGGCTCTGTGGTGTCTGCTGATCCTGCTCCGTGCTTCAATGGCAACTCTGAGGTAGCAGGAGCCTGGGAGGAGAGCTTCGTACCTTCAGCTGCAGATTGCAGGATAGATGAAGGGGGCGGCGTGTCACGAGAAATTGATGTTCCAGAAGGTTTGCATCATTCCATGGATGTTGTTGCAAACTTT GTGTCAGGATTCTGCAGCAAAGAGCAAG ATAGCTATCTGATCTCACTAGTCTGA
- the LOC112884619 gene encoding basic leucine zipper 23-like isoform X1: MDDGADLPCQLLFSHPEVPGSFDELFNSATTTCTHTHSCNPPGPSGPMHTHTCLHTHTQVFAGGAEDDDAREDPAKPRRPLGNREAVRKYREKKKAHAAFLEEEVKKLRAANQQLLRRLQDHAALEAEVVRLRSLLLDVRGKIDAEVSASPFQKPCSVGSVVSADPAPCFNGNSEVAGAWEESFVPSAADCRIDEGGGVSREIDVPEGLHHSMDVVANFVSGFCSKEQALFLWIQHAQNVSCVRYWFEKKNVRSHGGYRTNRYQILKIMSTDIRSYNNHANSVRTPKWLYELGRSYQLLLHNNHGTISSS, translated from the exons ATGGACGACGGAGCTGACCTCCCCTGCCAATTGCTCTTCTCCCACCCGGAGGTGCCTGGCAGCTTCGACGAGCTCTTCAACAGCGCCACAACGACCTGCACCCACACGCACAGCTGCAACCCTCCCGGCCCGTCGGGCCCCATGCACACCCACACGTGCCTGCACACGCACACCCAGGTCTtcgccggcggcgccgaggaCGACGACGCCAGAGAGGACCCGGCCAAGCCACGGAGACCGTTGGGGAACCGGGAGGCCGTGCGCAAGTACCGGGAGAAGAAGAAGGCGCACGCGGCCTTCTTGGAGGAGGAGGTCAAGAAGCTCCGAGCCGCCAACCAGCAGCTCCTGAGGAGGCTGCAGGACCATGCTGCACTGGAGGCAGAGGTGGTGAGGCTCAGGAGCCTCCTGCTCGATGTCCGGGGCAAGATTGACGCTGAGGTCAGCGCGTCCCCTTTCCAGAAGCCGTGCAGTGTTGGCTCTGTGGTGTCTGCTGATCCTGCTCCGTGCTTCAATGGCAACTCTGAGGTAGCAGGAGCCTGGGAGGAGAGCTTCGTACCTTCAGCTGCAGATTGCAGGATAGATGAAGGGGGCGGCGTGTCACGAGAAATTGATGTTCCAGAAGGTTTGCATCATTCCATGGATGTTGTTGCAAACTTT GTGTCAGGATTCTGCAGCAAAGAGCAAG CCTTGTTCCTCTGGATTCAGCATGCTCAGAATGTATCATGTGTGCGGTACtggtttgaaaagaaaaacgtACGAAGCCATGGAGGGTATCGTACGAACCGATATCAGATACTGAAGATCATGTCAACTGATATCCGTTCGTACAATAATCATGCCAACTCGGTTCGTACACCAAAATGGCTGTATGAACTTGGAAGGTCATATCAACTGTTGCTGCACAATAATCACGGAACCATTTCATCATCTTGA
- the LOC112884619 gene encoding basic leucine zipper 23-like isoform X5 encodes MDDGADLPCQLLFSHPEVPGSFDELFNSATTTCTHTHSCNPPGPSGPMHTHTCLHTHTQVFAGGAEDDDAREDPAKPRRPLGNREAVRKYREKKKAHAAFLEEEVKKLRAANQQLLRRLQDHAALEAEVVRLRSLLLDVRGKIDAEVSASPFQKPCSVGSVVSADPAPCFNGNSEVAGAWEESFVPSAADCRIDEGGGVSREIDVPEGLHHSMDVVANFSALNLLGTLNLLTMWGK; translated from the exons ATGGACGACGGAGCTGACCTCCCCTGCCAATTGCTCTTCTCCCACCCGGAGGTGCCTGGCAGCTTCGACGAGCTCTTCAACAGCGCCACAACGACCTGCACCCACACGCACAGCTGCAACCCTCCCGGCCCGTCGGGCCCCATGCACACCCACACGTGCCTGCACACGCACACCCAGGTCTtcgccggcggcgccgaggaCGACGACGCCAGAGAGGACCCGGCCAAGCCACGGAGACCGTTGGGGAACCGGGAGGCCGTGCGCAAGTACCGGGAGAAGAAGAAGGCGCACGCGGCCTTCTTGGAGGAGGAGGTCAAGAAGCTCCGAGCCGCCAACCAGCAGCTCCTGAGGAGGCTGCAGGACCATGCTGCACTGGAGGCAGAGGTGGTGAGGCTCAGGAGCCTCCTGCTCGATGTCCGGGGCAAGATTGACGCTGAGGTCAGCGCGTCCCCTTTCCAGAAGCCGTGCAGTGTTGGCTCTGTGGTGTCTGCTGATCCTGCTCCGTGCTTCAATGGCAACTCTGAGGTAGCAGGAGCCTGGGAGGAGAGCTTCGTACCTTCAGCTGCAGATTGCAGGATAGATGAAGGGGGCGGCGTGTCACGAGAAATTGATGTTCCAGAAGGTTTGCATCATTCCATGGATGTTGTTGCAAACTTT AGTGCACTGAATTTACTGGGCACACTGAATTTGCTAACGATGTGGGGAAAATAG
- the LOC112884619 gene encoding basic leucine zipper 23-like isoform X7 gives MDDGADLPCQLLFSHPEVPGSFDELFNSATTTCTHTHSCNPPGPSGPMHTHTCLHTHTQVFAGGAEDDDAREDPAKPRRPLGNREAVRKYREKKKAHAAFLEEEVKKLRAANQQLLRRLQDHAALEAEVVRLRSLLLDVRGKIDAEVSASPFQKPCSVGSVVSADPAPCFNGNSEVAGAWEESFVPSAADCRIDEGGGVSREIDVPEGVRILQQRAR, from the exons ATGGACGACGGAGCTGACCTCCCCTGCCAATTGCTCTTCTCCCACCCGGAGGTGCCTGGCAGCTTCGACGAGCTCTTCAACAGCGCCACAACGACCTGCACCCACACGCACAGCTGCAACCCTCCCGGCCCGTCGGGCCCCATGCACACCCACACGTGCCTGCACACGCACACCCAGGTCTtcgccggcggcgccgaggaCGACGACGCCAGAGAGGACCCGGCCAAGCCACGGAGACCGTTGGGGAACCGGGAGGCCGTGCGCAAGTACCGGGAGAAGAAGAAGGCGCACGCGGCCTTCTTGGAGGAGGAGGTCAAGAAGCTCCGAGCCGCCAACCAGCAGCTCCTGAGGAGGCTGCAGGACCATGCTGCACTGGAGGCAGAGGTGGTGAGGCTCAGGAGCCTCCTGCTCGATGTCCGGGGCAAGATTGACGCTGAGGTCAGCGCGTCCCCTTTCCAGAAGCCGTGCAGTGTTGGCTCTGTGGTGTCTGCTGATCCTGCTCCGTGCTTCAATGGCAACTCTGAGGTAGCAGGAGCCTGGGAGGAGAGCTTCGTACCTTCAGCTGCAGATTGCAGGATAGATGAAGGGGGCGGCGTGTCACGAGAAATTGATGTTCCAGAAG GTGTCAGGATTCTGCAGCAAAGAGCAAG ATAG
- the LOC112884619 gene encoding basic leucine zipper 23-like isoform X6 translates to MDDGADLPCQLLFSHPEVPGSFDELFNSATTTCTHTHSCNPPGPSGPMHTHTCLHTHTQVFAGGAEDDDAREDPAKPRRPLGNREAVRKYREKKKAHAAFLEEEVKKLRAANQQLLRRLQDHAALEAEVVRLRSLLLDVRGKIDAEVSASPFQKPCSVGSVVSADPAPCFNGNSEVAGAWEESFVPSAADCRIDEGGGVSREIDVPEGVRILQQRASLVPLDSACSECIMCAVLV, encoded by the exons ATGGACGACGGAGCTGACCTCCCCTGCCAATTGCTCTTCTCCCACCCGGAGGTGCCTGGCAGCTTCGACGAGCTCTTCAACAGCGCCACAACGACCTGCACCCACACGCACAGCTGCAACCCTCCCGGCCCGTCGGGCCCCATGCACACCCACACGTGCCTGCACACGCACACCCAGGTCTtcgccggcggcgccgaggaCGACGACGCCAGAGAGGACCCGGCCAAGCCACGGAGACCGTTGGGGAACCGGGAGGCCGTGCGCAAGTACCGGGAGAAGAAGAAGGCGCACGCGGCCTTCTTGGAGGAGGAGGTCAAGAAGCTCCGAGCCGCCAACCAGCAGCTCCTGAGGAGGCTGCAGGACCATGCTGCACTGGAGGCAGAGGTGGTGAGGCTCAGGAGCCTCCTGCTCGATGTCCGGGGCAAGATTGACGCTGAGGTCAGCGCGTCCCCTTTCCAGAAGCCGTGCAGTGTTGGCTCTGTGGTGTCTGCTGATCCTGCTCCGTGCTTCAATGGCAACTCTGAGGTAGCAGGAGCCTGGGAGGAGAGCTTCGTACCTTCAGCTGCAGATTGCAGGATAGATGAAGGGGGCGGCGTGTCACGAGAAATTGATGTTCCAGAAG GTGTCAGGATTCTGCAGCAAAGAGCAAG CCTTGTTCCTCTGGATTCAGCATGCTCAGAATGTATCATGTGTGCGGTACtggtttga
- the LOC112884619 gene encoding basic leucine zipper 23-like isoform X2, which yields MDDGADLPCQLLFSHPEVPGSFDELFNSATTTCTHTHSCNPPGPSGPMHTHTCLHTHTQVFAGGAEDDDAREDPAKPRRPLGNREAVRKYREKKKAHAAFLEEEVKKLRAANQQLLRRLQDHAALEAEVVRLRSLLLDVRGKIDAEVSASPFQKPCSVGSVVSADPAPCFNGNSEVAGAWEESFVPSAADCRIDEGGGVSREIDVPEGVRILQQRARYDLRLIQRSSVLFCCLLSSALKDPFFFGIVLW from the exons ATGGACGACGGAGCTGACCTCCCCTGCCAATTGCTCTTCTCCCACCCGGAGGTGCCTGGCAGCTTCGACGAGCTCTTCAACAGCGCCACAACGACCTGCACCCACACGCACAGCTGCAACCCTCCCGGCCCGTCGGGCCCCATGCACACCCACACGTGCCTGCACACGCACACCCAGGTCTtcgccggcggcgccgaggaCGACGACGCCAGAGAGGACCCGGCCAAGCCACGGAGACCGTTGGGGAACCGGGAGGCCGTGCGCAAGTACCGGGAGAAGAAGAAGGCGCACGCGGCCTTCTTGGAGGAGGAGGTCAAGAAGCTCCGAGCCGCCAACCAGCAGCTCCTGAGGAGGCTGCAGGACCATGCTGCACTGGAGGCAGAGGTGGTGAGGCTCAGGAGCCTCCTGCTCGATGTCCGGGGCAAGATTGACGCTGAGGTCAGCGCGTCCCCTTTCCAGAAGCCGTGCAGTGTTGGCTCTGTGGTGTCTGCTGATCCTGCTCCGTGCTTCAATGGCAACTCTGAGGTAGCAGGAGCCTGGGAGGAGAGCTTCGTACCTTCAGCTGCAGATTGCAGGATAGATGAAGGGGGCGGCGTGTCACGAGAAATTGATGTTCCAGAAG GTGTCAGGATTCTGCAGCAAAGAGCAAGGTATGATCTCAGGCTCATTCAACGGAGTTCGGTATTATTCTGCTGTCTGCTCTCATCTGCTTTGAAAGACCCCTTTTTTTTTGGAATCGTGCTTTGGTAG
- the LOC112884619 gene encoding basic leucine zipper 23-like isoform X3 encodes MDDGADLPCQLLFSHPEVPGSFDELFNSATTTCTHTHSCNPPGPSGPMHTHTCLHTHTQVFAGGAEDDDAREDPAKPRRPLGNREAVRKYREKKKAHAAFLEEEVKKLRAANQQLLRRLQDHAALEAEVVRLRSLLLDVRGKIDAEVSASPFQKPCSVGSVVSADPAPCFNGNSEVAGAWEESFVPSAADCRIDEGGGVSREIDVPEECTEFTGHTEFANDVGKIGQGCGVQLFGAIQ; translated from the exons ATGGACGACGGAGCTGACCTCCCCTGCCAATTGCTCTTCTCCCACCCGGAGGTGCCTGGCAGCTTCGACGAGCTCTTCAACAGCGCCACAACGACCTGCACCCACACGCACAGCTGCAACCCTCCCGGCCCGTCGGGCCCCATGCACACCCACACGTGCCTGCACACGCACACCCAGGTCTtcgccggcggcgccgaggaCGACGACGCCAGAGAGGACCCGGCCAAGCCACGGAGACCGTTGGGGAACCGGGAGGCCGTGCGCAAGTACCGGGAGAAGAAGAAGGCGCACGCGGCCTTCTTGGAGGAGGAGGTCAAGAAGCTCCGAGCCGCCAACCAGCAGCTCCTGAGGAGGCTGCAGGACCATGCTGCACTGGAGGCAGAGGTGGTGAGGCTCAGGAGCCTCCTGCTCGATGTCCGGGGCAAGATTGACGCTGAGGTCAGCGCGTCCCCTTTCCAGAAGCCGTGCAGTGTTGGCTCTGTGGTGTCTGCTGATCCTGCTCCGTGCTTCAATGGCAACTCTGAGGTAGCAGGAGCCTGGGAGGAGAGCTTCGTACCTTCAGCTGCAGATTGCAGGATAGATGAAGGGGGCGGCGTGTCACGAGAAATTGATGTTCCAGAAG AGTGCACTGAATTTACTGGGCACACTGAATTTGCTAACGATGTGGGGAAAATAGGGCAAGGTTGTGGTGTTCAACTGTTTGGAGCAATTCAGTAA
- the LOC112887235 gene encoding zinc finger protein 830, which translates to MDQRKAIFRAKLRETKEKQQRRIDPSLVRYNEFDQPICRVCNITLKSEALWPAHQVSRKHHEAKAAATAKVAAGAGSRGNNTKQEQPVESHKQKSTSLPTNFFDNQGTKRQNDDTGPEGRSVRREVAVTQPKANDASTDKPSVRPDQMAKKGSHTNTNAKGILPGNFFDYADEDEAPAPAPNELSTSGEIANSNHMQVKGVPDGFFDNSKTGNSTQSSEPSSLSKDAKSSGTAQVKASLPEGFFDNKDADLRARGIQPQKVDMNDAYKEFEKEIQEDLQEVDDRLEEEEIDAAAEREEYLTLEQQEYRQRVDMLKKQLVESKAARTAKVNSKPVGMDTESSSDASSDEEDDNTDFAVDWRAQHLK; encoded by the exons ATGGATCAGAGGAAGGCCATCTTCCGCGCGAAGCTCCGCGAGACCAAGGAGAAGCAGCAGCGGCGCATCGACCCCTCGCTCGTCAG GTATAATGAATTTGATCAGCCCATATGCAGAGTCTGCAATATTACTTTGAAGTCTGAAGCACTTTGGCCCGCGCACCAAGTGTCACGGAAACATCATGAG GCAAAAGCTGCAGCAACTGCTAAGGTTGCAGCAGGTGCAGGATCTCGAGGCAATAATACCAAGCAGGAACAACCAGTGGAGTCTCACAAGCAAAAATCTACCTCACTACCTACCAATTTTTTTGATAATCAGGGAACAAAAAGGCAAAATGATG ATACTGGTCCTGAAGGAAGGTCTGTGCGCCGTGAAGTTGCTGTTACTCAACCGAAGGCCAATGATGCAAGCACAGATAAACCATCTGTTAGGCCAGATCAAATGGCAAAGAAAGGGAGTCATACCAATACCAATGCCAAAGGAATCCTTCCAGGGAATTTTTTCGACTATGCAGATGAAGATGAAgctccagctcctgctcctAACGAACTTAGTACATCTGGAGAGATCGCTAATTCCAATCACATGCAGGTGAAAGGTGTCCCTGATGGCTTCTTTGATAACAGCAAAACTGGCAACAGCACGCAATCCAGTGAACCCAGTTCATTGTCTAAAGATGCAAAGAGTTCAGGAACTGCTCAAGTGAAAGCATCATTGCCTGAAGGTTTCTTTGATAACAAAGATGCTGATCTCCGGGCACGTGGTATCCAACCTCAAAAAGTTGACATGAA TGATGCATACAAAGAATTCGAGAAGGAAATTCAAGAGGACTTGCAGGAAGTTGATGATCGCCTTGAAGAAGAGGAG ATCGATGCTGCTGCTGAGAGGGAGGAGTACTTGACTCTAGAGCAACA GGAGTACAGGCAGCGAGTAGATATGTTGAAGAAACAGCTTGTAGAGTCAAAAGCTGCCCGTACTGCTAAAGTAAATAGCAAACCTGTAGGTATGGACACGGAGTCCAGTAGCGATGCATCAAGTGATGAAGAGGATGACAACACAGATTTTGCGGTTGACTGGAGAGCGCAGCATTTGAAATGA